A single genomic interval of Salinarchaeum sp. IM2453 harbors:
- a CDS encoding UDP-glucuronic acid decarboxylase family protein, translating to MTHRVLITGGAGFLGSHLCERLLSEGHEVICLDNFGSGQRDNITEFEDHPAFTVADRDVRIPGSLPSVDRIYHLASRASPADFTDFPVNIALANTQGTRRLLDHARACDARMVFASTSEVYGDPEVHPQPETYTGNVNIRGVRGCYDESKRFGETLTVAYQRKYDVDARTVRIFNTYGPRMRPDDGRVVPTFVTQALRGEDLTIYGDGEQTRSFCYVDDLIEGLVSLMRVDNPEHDVYNIGKENERTIKELAHEVLDLTDTESDIVYEPLPEDDPSQRRPDITRAKTELNWEPEIPLREGLASTIAYFKRHTQI from the coding sequence ATGACTCACCGTGTTTTGATTACAGGCGGAGCCGGTTTCCTCGGCAGTCACCTGTGTGAACGGCTCTTATCTGAGGGGCACGAAGTGATTTGTCTCGACAATTTCGGCAGTGGCCAGCGAGATAACATCACAGAGTTCGAAGATCATCCTGCGTTCACAGTCGCTGACCGAGATGTTCGCATTCCGGGCTCGCTTCCGTCTGTGGATCGAATCTACCATCTCGCATCACGAGCGTCGCCAGCTGACTTCACGGATTTTCCGGTCAATATCGCGCTAGCGAACACACAGGGGACGCGGCGATTACTGGACCACGCGCGGGCGTGCGATGCACGAATGGTTTTTGCCAGCACAAGCGAAGTGTACGGTGATCCTGAGGTCCACCCGCAGCCTGAAACCTATACAGGCAACGTGAATATCCGCGGGGTTCGAGGCTGTTACGATGAATCCAAACGATTCGGAGAAACGCTGACTGTCGCGTATCAACGGAAGTACGATGTCGATGCCCGCACAGTCCGTATCTTCAATACATACGGTCCGCGAATGCGTCCTGATGACGGACGGGTCGTCCCGACGTTCGTCACTCAAGCGCTTCGTGGTGAGGATCTCACAATCTACGGTGACGGTGAGCAGACCCGCAGTTTCTGCTACGTAGACGATCTCATCGAGGGCCTTGTCTCACTCATGCGGGTTGATAATCCTGAACACGATGTCTACAACATCGGGAAGGAGAATGAGCGGACAATCAAGGAACTAGCGCACGAAGTGCTGGATCTGACTGATACTGAGTCCGACATCGTCTACGAACCGTTACCTGAAGATGATCCGAGTCAACGCAGACCCGATATTACCCGTGCCAAGACAGAATTGAACTGGGAGCCTGAAATACCGCTTAGAGAGGGACTAGCCAGCACGATTGCCTATTTCAAACGCCACACACAAATATGA
- a CDS encoding DUF563 domain-containing protein yields the protein MKELFYKGLKNPHKVPPFLIRKSLNYYTRNKYSNLVHDSAELKSVANNYWELPDNTDGLNASLAERIAPGGDSVRIKKTPNFVFTNPFVCEVNDVILSGPYAAGKTPQGKYIEDMIGRPISHGNRYSQVSRTITSEWNLYKKTTQPQSVTQLATAAVIHRASGSQNFYHWMIDHILKLRAIEFYERKTGDDVKLIVSEHIPGFAREAIDLLGFGNHSIIEWKENKMSVDKLIVPSWPDPTPGNLHWIESKIRCETNEFGDKEWVYISRQNASRGRKVANFDELTPILNDFGVEVIYCEEYSLEEQIELFRSVDGVISPHGAGLTGMIWTDSLSIIELFNGIVKMPFYVLADILEHEYSYLIGEAVTDQNHRGVRDRDLVIDPDNFENILEKQL from the coding sequence ATGAAAGAATTATTCTATAAAGGGTTGAAAAATCCGCATAAGGTACCCCCCTTTTTGATCCGTAAGTCACTAAACTATTATACCAGGAATAAATATTCAAACTTAGTACACGATTCCGCTGAATTGAAGTCTGTCGCTAATAACTACTGGGAACTACCTGATAATACTGATGGGCTGAATGCTTCACTAGCCGAAAGGATTGCTCCAGGCGGAGATAGCGTTCGTATTAAAAAGACGCCAAATTTTGTTTTCACAAACCCGTTTGTTTGTGAAGTAAATGATGTAATCTTATCGGGGCCATATGCAGCAGGAAAAACCCCACAGGGAAAATACATCGAAGATATGATTGGAAGACCAATAAGTCATGGAAATCGTTATTCGCAAGTCAGTAGAACAATCACATCCGAATGGAATCTGTATAAAAAGACCACCCAACCACAGTCTGTCACACAACTTGCTACCGCCGCAGTGATTCATCGAGCGAGTGGTTCTCAAAATTTCTACCACTGGATGATTGACCACATACTCAAACTACGGGCGATTGAATTCTATGAAAGAAAGACAGGTGATGATGTGAAATTAATTGTATCAGAACATATTCCCGGTTTTGCGAGAGAAGCTATTGATTTGCTCGGGTTCGGAAACCATTCAATAATCGAATGGAAAGAAAACAAAATGAGTGTCGATAAGCTCATTGTACCTTCATGGCCTGACCCAACTCCCGGTAATCTGCATTGGATCGAATCAAAAATCAGATGTGAGACAAATGAGTTTGGTGATAAGGAGTGGGTGTACATCTCTCGCCAGAATGCTTCCCGAGGAAGAAAAGTTGCCAATTTCGATGAGCTGACACCGATACTGAATGACTTCGGTGTTGAGGTGATCTATTGCGAAGAATATTCACTAGAAGAGCAGATTGAATTGTTCCGATCAGTGGACGGAGTTATTAGTCCACATGGTGCTGGACTGACCGGTATGATTTGGACGGATTCGTTGTCAATAATAGAGTTATTCAACGGTATAGTTAAAATGCCATTCTACGTCTTAGCAGATATTCTTGAGCATGAATATTCCTATTTAATCGGTGAAGCAGTAACTGATCAAAACCATAGAGGGGTTAGGGACCGTGATTTGGTTATTGATCCTGACAACTTTGAGAACATTTTGGAAAAACAATTATAG
- a CDS encoding glycosyltransferase: MNVSYVYHTDWDPARPHGKQIIHTINGLANQENKISLFTPAAPNQFLDENQVDLNANIQTLPTARVNAYAGRFDNYSRKYIDQFTYYMFATFASVRQDLIFTRDFRYLKFLQYLPSSLYPPVLYEAHQCYSGYDEFSKKEEYTRLQEADRIITQSPGVAKDIRALGIEVAEVIPNAAPQSFVPEEPQAELRDQYGFNQESTVIIYAGSFSQWKNDLELVVDAVSKLVTDDTNDATNIELAFVGGTDEEVKELAEYCNTILPDSIRCHLFGRVPHRSVFRYLKAADIGVIPLRKTSQEATEYTCPIKLFEYLVSGLPVVSSNVPSINLLCDSEDPVSTYTPGDSTAFAQAVRDAMKETSSSVETSKYTYENRAKRLNEHLQATTSK, from the coding sequence ATGAATGTCTCATATGTGTATCACACAGACTGGGACCCCGCACGCCCGCACGGAAAGCAAATTATACATACTATCAATGGTTTAGCAAATCAGGAAAACAAGATTTCGCTTTTTACACCAGCAGCTCCAAACCAATTTCTGGATGAAAATCAAGTTGATTTGAACGCGAACATTCAGACGCTACCAACAGCGCGAGTAAATGCATATGCCGGTCGGTTTGATAACTATTCTAGGAAGTATATCGATCAGTTTACTTACTATATGTTCGCAACGTTTGCATCGGTTCGACAGGATCTTATTTTTACACGTGATTTTAGGTACCTCAAATTTCTTCAGTATCTCCCGTCATCACTTTATCCGCCGGTTCTGTATGAAGCACATCAGTGTTACTCAGGTTACGATGAATTTTCAAAGAAAGAAGAATACACGCGATTACAGGAGGCAGACCGGATTATTACTCAAAGTCCAGGAGTTGCAAAAGACATCAGAGCACTTGGGATTGAGGTTGCCGAAGTAATTCCAAACGCTGCCCCCCAGTCGTTTGTTCCAGAGGAACCACAGGCCGAGCTTCGGGATCAGTATGGTTTCAATCAAGAGTCAACTGTGATTATATACGCAGGGAGTTTCTCACAGTGGAAAAATGATCTTGAGTTGGTTGTTGATGCAGTAAGCAAGCTTGTGACCGACGATACTAACGACGCTACTAATATTGAACTTGCATTTGTGGGAGGAACAGACGAAGAGGTCAAAGAACTCGCTGAATACTGTAACACAATCTTACCTGACAGCATTCGATGTCATCTATTTGGCCGTGTTCCGCATCGATCCGTATTTAGATATCTCAAGGCCGCTGATATTGGCGTAATTCCACTCCGAAAAACAAGTCAGGAGGCAACAGAATACACGTGTCCAATCAAGCTTTTTGAATATCTAGTGAGCGGGTTACCGGTCGTCTCGTCAAATGTTCCTTCAATTAATCTGTTATGTGACTCAGAAGATCCGGTAAGTACATACACCCCTGGCGATTCGACAGCCTTCGCACAGGCAGTCCGTGACGCAATGAAAGAAACTTCGTCGTCCGTTGAGACAAGTAAATATACTTATGAAAATCGGGCCAAGCGACTCAATGAACATCTACAGGCCACTACAAGCAAGTGA
- a CDS encoding RNA-guided endonuclease TnpB family protein, producing MKVRRTVPVKLDVDSDDAALLEDTVDTFLWCAQYVVDHAFEREYVTTSKTTLDDETYDDVREKTDGFNGGLVQAARNKAAEACKSVVARWKNGKRASKPTFTSPHVVYDHRTATFHDEYVSLATTDGRIEADYVLPDGDSDTPHAEYFFSDEYETTGAELHYSSGNWMLHIHCKKDVESDTPEQATTTHGTVLGVDLGVNNLAVASTGTFWTGDELDHWRREYEQRRGDLQECGTRWAHENMQAVGRKEEGRFKLTLHRISNELVAEAREHECLVIAFEDLTDIRERTGASWGHKWAFNRLYEYVEYKAERYGIDVEQVDPENTSRRCSHCGFTHPDNREGESFECLKCGYENHADYNAAKNIGLRYLRRNQTGGDGGAPLGVRLNSGTLNVNGAYEPPASTEARTGVHAESHPFTGG from the coding sequence ATGAAAGTGCGGCGTACTGTCCCGGTCAAACTCGACGTGGACAGTGACGACGCCGCACTCCTCGAAGACACCGTAGACACGTTCCTGTGGTGCGCTCAGTACGTCGTAGACCATGCGTTCGAGCGCGAATACGTTACCACCAGCAAAACCACGCTGGATGACGAAACCTACGACGACGTGCGCGAGAAAACGGACGGCTTCAACGGTGGACTAGTTCAGGCCGCTCGGAACAAGGCCGCCGAAGCCTGCAAAAGCGTCGTCGCACGCTGGAAGAACGGCAAGAGGGCATCGAAACCTACCTTTACCAGTCCACACGTCGTCTACGACCACCGCACGGCCACGTTTCACGATGAGTACGTGAGTCTTGCCACCACAGACGGTCGCATCGAAGCCGACTACGTACTACCAGACGGGGACAGTGACACGCCCCACGCAGAATACTTCTTCTCGGACGAATACGAGACGACAGGGGCAGAGCTACACTACAGCAGCGGTAACTGGATGCTTCACATCCACTGCAAGAAGGATGTGGAGTCTGACACGCCGGAACAGGCAACGACCACGCACGGAACGGTGCTTGGTGTTGACCTCGGTGTGAACAATCTGGCCGTTGCTTCAACGGGTACGTTCTGGACGGGTGACGAGCTCGACCACTGGCGCAGAGAATACGAGCAACGGCGTGGCGACCTACAAGAGTGCGGAACACGGTGGGCACACGAGAATATGCAGGCTGTCGGTCGGAAGGAAGAAGGCCGGTTCAAGTTGACACTCCACCGTATATCGAATGAGCTGGTAGCTGAAGCTCGTGAACACGAATGTTTGGTAATCGCGTTCGAGGACTTGACCGATATTCGTGAGCGCACTGGCGCGTCGTGGGGCCACAAATGGGCGTTCAACCGCCTGTACGAATACGTCGAATACAAAGCCGAACGATACGGTATCGACGTGGAGCAGGTAGACCCTGAGAACACGTCTCGAAGATGTTCACACTGTGGGTTTACGCACCCGGACAACCGTGAGGGTGAGTCGTTCGAGTGCCTAAAGTGTGGGTACGAGAACCACGCCGACTACAATGCCGCGAAAAACATCGGTTTGCGGTATCTCCGTCGCAACCAAACTGGCGGCGACGGAGGCGCACCCTTGGGCGTGCGCTTGAACAGCGGGACGCTGAACGTGAATGGAGCGTATGAACCTCCTGCCTCAACTGAGGCCAGAACGGGAGTCCACGCTGAATCCCACCCGTTCACGGGTGGGTAG
- a CDS encoding GDP-mannose 4,6-dehydratase has protein sequence MKVTVTGGAGFIGGHIAEELAAEGHDVTVIDTFVPYYDLGIKEHNVEAARAAAAESDGSYTLIKESITDEQMVDAQIADADVVYHQAAQAGVRKSVEEPAKVNEFNVTGTVNVLEASRRHDVDRVVVASSSSVYGKPQYLPYDEDHPTEPVSPYGVSKLATEQYARVYNEVYGLPTVSLRYFTVYGPRMRPNMAMTNFVSRCLHGEPPVIYGDGEQTRDFTYVDDVRRVNKQLLTDDRADGEILNIGSSDNIDIQTLAEVVRDAIDPSLELVYDDPRTGDAEHTHADVTKAGELLDYEPTVSIREGVEQFIEWYRANEDWYDPLVRNS, from the coding sequence ATGAAGGTAACAGTCACTGGTGGTGCAGGATTTATTGGCGGCCATATCGCCGAAGAGCTTGCAGCTGAGGGCCATGATGTGACCGTGATCGATACGTTTGTCCCGTATTATGATCTGGGTATCAAAGAACACAACGTCGAGGCTGCACGTGCTGCCGCTGCCGAGAGTGATGGCTCGTATACCTTGATTAAAGAGTCAATCACAGACGAGCAGATGGTTGATGCACAGATCGCTGATGCAGATGTTGTCTATCATCAGGCTGCACAGGCCGGGGTGCGAAAAAGTGTCGAAGAACCAGCCAAAGTAAATGAATTCAATGTCACCGGAACGGTGAATGTCCTTGAAGCATCCCGAAGGCATGATGTTGACCGGGTTGTTGTTGCGTCTTCCTCGTCTGTGTATGGTAAGCCACAGTATCTGCCATATGATGAGGACCATCCAACCGAGCCAGTCTCACCATACGGTGTCTCAAAGCTGGCAACCGAGCAGTACGCTCGTGTGTACAATGAAGTCTACGGGCTACCGACTGTTTCGCTGCGATACTTTACGGTCTATGGCCCACGGATGCGGCCAAACATGGCGATGACGAACTTTGTTTCACGGTGCCTGCATGGTGAACCGCCAGTAATCTACGGTGATGGTGAGCAGACCCGTGATTTCACGTATGTTGATGATGTCCGACGTGTCAACAAGCAGCTGCTGACGGATGATCGTGCTGATGGCGAGATTCTCAATATTGGATCCTCAGATAACATCGATATTCAGACGCTTGCGGAGGTTGTCCGTGATGCGATTGACCCGTCACTTGAACTCGTGTATGATGACCCACGCACCGGTGACGCCGAACACACCCATGCTGATGTCACAAAGGCTGGTGAACTGCTTGATTATGAGCCGACAGTCAGCATTCGGGAGGGTGTTGAGCAGTTTATCGAGTGGTATCGTGCTAACGAAGACTGGTATGATCCGCTTGTCCGGAACTCCTGA
- a CDS encoding PQQ-binding-like beta-propeller repeat protein — protein MVANKRPGNILWKSSKRRWEDSSPTVIGNTVIAGSKSGIYAFNVADGTRRWQLQTDGAATTAPMVVDGTVYMADTSGSIYAVDLTDGTKQWQLDMDVAMHGSPTVVDDQLYIGDMDGVLHKVDIGTRESQWECEAEGAINSSPVVVDETVYVCAKDSTLYAISTDHGTVEWTASAARSMNASPTFYDDMVYVGSMDNEVHAFDAETGEEQWATGVRGTIQSTPTVTDEAVYATSVRELYALDRDTGEKQWTYSLKGSVSGSPTVAGGNVYIGSENTVFAIDAESGEKAWVNRIGGRLTSTGKIKSSPTVADGVVYVTSDRSRMYALKAGDGEFDSNCSRVLLGTLGHHERLVSTDPADITIPDNSSEESDGGNPAASENSDETMEFCPECGTDISAYDNPTYCHSCGTKLA, from the coding sequence ATGGTCGCAAATAAGCGTCCCGGGAACATACTCTGGAAATCAAGCAAACGACGCTGGGAGGACTCTTCGCCGACAGTGATTGGCAATACCGTTATTGCTGGCAGTAAAAGCGGCATATACGCGTTTAATGTTGCTGACGGAACACGACGATGGCAACTACAAACAGATGGAGCCGCGACAACCGCACCAATGGTTGTCGATGGAACTGTCTACATGGCAGATACAAGCGGATCAATCTACGCTGTCGATTTGACAGATGGGACAAAACAGTGGCAACTGGATATGGATGTTGCAATGCATGGGTCACCAACAGTCGTTGATGACCAGCTGTATATCGGTGACATGGATGGCGTGCTTCACAAGGTCGATATTGGAACACGAGAATCACAGTGGGAGTGTGAAGCCGAAGGCGCAATCAACAGCTCACCCGTTGTTGTTGATGAAACGGTCTATGTCTGTGCCAAAGACAGCACATTGTACGCCATCTCGACGGACCATGGTACAGTTGAATGGACCGCATCAGCAGCCCGATCAATGAATGCATCACCGACATTCTACGATGATATGGTCTATGTCGGCAGCATGGATAACGAAGTACACGCGTTTGATGCCGAGACTGGTGAAGAACAGTGGGCAACTGGCGTCCGGGGAACAATTCAATCAACGCCAACCGTTACTGATGAGGCAGTCTATGCAACAAGCGTTCGTGAACTGTATGCACTTGACCGAGACACTGGTGAAAAGCAATGGACCTACTCACTGAAGGGCAGTGTTTCAGGATCACCAACCGTTGCTGGTGGCAACGTGTACATTGGCAGTGAGAATACCGTGTTTGCGATTGACGCAGAGTCTGGAGAAAAGGCATGGGTCAACAGGATCGGTGGTCGACTGACATCAACTGGAAAGATCAAGTCATCGCCCACGGTGGCTGACGGGGTTGTCTATGTCACCAGTGATCGGTCACGAATGTACGCACTCAAGGCCGGGGATGGTGAATTTGACAGCAACTGTTCACGTGTGCTGCTTGGCACGCTTGGCCACCACGAGCGACTGGTTTCAACGGATCCAGCAGACATAACGATTCCTGACAACTCAAGCGAAGAGTCTGACGGAGGAAACCCAGCAGCAAGTGAAAATAGTGATGAGACAATGGAGTTCTGTCCGGAGTGTGGTACAGATATCTCCGCGTATGATAATCCAACGTACTGTCACAGCTGTGGGACAAAATTAGCGTGA
- a CDS encoding archaellin/type IV pilin N-terminal domain-containing protein, whose translation MSLDLSFENDRGQVGIGTLIVFIAMVLVAAIAAGVLINTAGFLQETAEDTGDESQSEVTDRVDVSSIVGSLDDIPTEEDTDTEDGIDLGDTATLGVDDNLSSVVDDEDAAFTDRFVTELTELEFDDSGNLGDLDEDNFEATDGDLEYDGTEGDIDIESEDEIDEIDYDFFGEAPETGVVNLTATVNPQAGAGPIDLDEMTIDYLDEAGGVSETIVSEEAADADDSPTFAVEGVVGVGDNNVLVDRGDTAEISITLDANNGEDAIGEELYALFEGDDAELTFQAAGGGDTFATLEVPQLIDGDDGQDIVDLT comes from the coding sequence ATGAGTCTTGACTTGTCATTCGAAAACGACCGTGGTCAGGTGGGCATTGGGACACTGATCGTATTCATTGCAATGGTCCTAGTGGCTGCTATTGCCGCGGGTGTTCTGATTAATACCGCCGGGTTCCTGCAAGAAACTGCAGAAGATACCGGCGACGAGTCGCAAAGTGAAGTAACTGATCGTGTTGATGTCTCTAGTATCGTTGGCTCACTTGATGATATCCCAACAGAAGAAGACACAGATACTGAAGATGGCATTGACCTTGGCGACACTGCAACACTGGGAGTTGATGACAATCTAAGCAGTGTTGTTGATGATGAAGATGCTGCATTCACTGATCGGTTTGTGACGGAGCTAACCGAACTCGAATTTGATGACTCTGGTAATTTAGGAGACTTGGATGAAGATAATTTTGAGGCGACAGACGGAGACCTCGAATACGATGGTACTGAGGGTGACATTGACATCGAGAGCGAAGATGAAATTGATGAAATTGATTATGACTTCTTTGGCGAAGCACCAGAGACCGGCGTAGTTAATCTCACGGCCACCGTTAACCCACAGGCCGGTGCCGGACCAATTGACCTTGATGAAATGACCATTGACTATCTTGATGAGGCAGGCGGCGTCTCCGAAACTATTGTTTCAGAAGAAGCAGCTGACGCTGATGATTCCCCAACCTTTGCAGTTGAGGGCGTCGTTGGTGTCGGTGACAACAATGTTTTAGTTGATCGTGGTGATACCGCTGAGATTTCAATCACTCTCGATGCTAACAATGGTGAAGACGCCATTGGTGAAGAACTGTACGCTCTGTTTGAGGGAGATGACGCAGAGCTAACGTTCCAAGCTGCCGGTGGTGGTGACACCTTTGCTACTCTTGAGGTACCACAGCTTATCGATGGTGATGACGGTCAGGACATCGTTGACCTGACGTAA
- the glmS gene encoding glutamine--fructose-6-phosphate transaminase (isomerizing), with amino-acid sequence MCGITGYIGDQDALPLVRTGLQNLEYRGYDSAGIAADTGELSIYKRSGKVKELLSAAPESADARRAIGHTRWSTHGPPTDTNAHPHTNCDGSVAVVHNGIVENYDTIKDELADHTFESDTDTEVIPHLISEYLDDGLTPADAVRETVNRLSGSYAIVVMVAGDDRIYAARNESPLVIGHGDDGMFLASDVTAFLEETQRVTYMQDGDLAVLSATGLNLYRHGEMVDPEIETLDWEADAAEKGGYSHYMLKEIHEQPSALRQTISGRLDVDAGEADLELAIPDEYLQSLDEIQIVACGTSYYAGEYAARLFEELANVRTTVTIASEYAVNDSRDPWRTLGLAVTQSGETADTLSAIRTASDAGMKTMAVTNTLGSSVTRETNESVFIRAGPEIGVAATKTFASQVATLGMLAVAFGRKRGELSRDRAATVLENLRSIPGAIQQVLDRDQQIGAVAEAYADSDSFFFIGRHLGYPVALEGALKLKEISYDHAEGFAAGELKHGPLALVTGHTPVLAVLTEGARPQETQNNVKEVQAREAPVIGATTSDYNRYLDETFSVPDVGVFSPLVANVYWQLFAYYVADLKDRSIDKPRNLAKSVTVE; translated from the coding sequence ATGTGTGGCATTACTGGCTATATTGGCGATCAAGACGCATTACCACTTGTTCGGACAGGGCTACAGAATCTCGAATATCGCGGCTATGACTCTGCGGGGATCGCAGCCGATACCGGCGAACTTTCAATTTACAAACGCTCTGGCAAGGTCAAAGAACTGCTCTCGGCTGCACCAGAATCAGCAGACGCTCGACGGGCAATCGGGCATACACGCTGGTCAACCCATGGCCCACCAACGGATACAAACGCCCATCCACACACCAACTGCGATGGATCCGTTGCTGTCGTCCACAATGGAATTGTTGAGAACTACGATACGATCAAAGACGAACTCGCAGATCACACCTTTGAGAGTGACACCGACACCGAAGTCATCCCACATCTCATCAGTGAGTATTTAGATGACGGACTCACGCCAGCAGATGCTGTCAGAGAAACGGTCAACCGTCTCTCTGGTAGTTACGCGATTGTTGTGATGGTTGCAGGTGATGATCGGATCTATGCGGCACGGAACGAGAGCCCACTTGTGATTGGACATGGTGACGATGGTATGTTTCTCGCCAGTGACGTGACTGCGTTTCTTGAGGAAACACAACGCGTGACCTACATGCAGGATGGCGATCTGGCTGTGCTATCAGCTACTGGATTGAATCTGTATCGACACGGCGAGATGGTTGACCCCGAGATTGAAACGCTGGACTGGGAAGCAGACGCAGCTGAAAAAGGTGGTTACAGCCACTACATGCTCAAAGAGATTCACGAGCAGCCATCAGCACTTCGCCAGACAATTTCAGGACGGCTTGATGTCGATGCTGGGGAGGCTGATCTTGAACTTGCGATTCCGGATGAGTATCTGCAGTCACTGGATGAAATCCAGATTGTTGCCTGTGGAACCTCGTATTATGCCGGCGAGTATGCTGCTCGGTTATTTGAAGAACTGGCGAACGTTCGGACGACCGTGACCATTGCCAGTGAGTATGCGGTCAATGACAGTCGAGACCCATGGCGAACACTCGGCCTTGCTGTCACCCAGAGTGGTGAAACGGCCGATACGCTATCGGCAATCCGAACGGCCAGCGATGCTGGGATGAAAACAATGGCTGTGACAAATACACTTGGCAGCTCAGTCACTCGTGAAACAAACGAGAGTGTGTTTATTCGCGCTGGCCCTGAAATCGGGGTGGCTGCAACCAAAACCTTCGCGTCACAGGTTGCAACGCTTGGCATGTTGGCAGTTGCATTTGGTCGGAAGCGAGGTGAGTTGTCCCGTGACCGTGCTGCAACGGTCCTTGAAAATCTCCGTTCGATCCCCGGTGCAATCCAGCAGGTGCTTGATCGGGATCAACAGATTGGGGCTGTTGCAGAAGCCTATGCTGATTCAGATTCGTTTTTCTTCATTGGTCGACATCTTGGCTATCCGGTCGCCCTTGAGGGGGCACTCAAACTCAAAGAAATCTCGTATGATCACGCCGAAGGCTTTGCTGCTGGTGAGCTTAAGCACGGCCCGCTTGCGCTTGTGACTGGTCACACGCCGGTACTGGCTGTGTTGACCGAGGGTGCACGCCCACAGGAAACACAGAACAACGTCAAGGAAGTACAGGCCCGTGAAGCGCCGGTCATTGGTGCAACAACCAGTGACTATAATCGATATCTCGATGAAACCTTTAGTGTCCCTGATGTGGGTGTCTTCTCCCCGCTTGTTGCAAATGTCTACTGGCAACTGTTCGCGTACTATGTTGCTGACCTCAAGGATCGATCAATCGACAAGCCACGCAATCTCGCAAAGAGCGTCACTGTCGAGTAG
- a CDS encoding sugar phosphate nucleotidyltransferase, which translates to MKAVILAAGEGQRLWPLTTRRPKPMLPVANRPILEYVIEAVADAGVTDIVLVVGHKRNRIQTHFGDGDDWDVDISYVFQEDQLGTGHALQQARTELNGDFLVLNGDRIISPEIVTEVMNAGGDAAVAATRVETPREYGVLKRTGTQLATIEEKPVGRPASEIINAGIYRLPRDIFNAIQQTGPGPDSEIQLSRALSTFADDNEVEIVRYDGMWADVSQVWDLPRVNGQVLDQHGGSTAGIIHETAVVADQVHIHPDAYIGPNAVIRSDTTIGPNVSIGANAVVGNSVIMQDTTIEDGAVLRDCVIAANVTVGPNTTAPGGETAMPIDGVVHDAVTCGGVVGDNASIGGNVLLEPGTLLGDDTSVDHGVSLAGQIGSETRVTRG; encoded by the coding sequence ATGAAGGCCGTTATCCTTGCCGCCGGTGAGGGACAGCGTCTGTGGCCGCTGACAACACGTCGTCCAAAGCCGATGCTGCCGGTCGCAAATCGCCCGATCCTTGAATATGTGATTGAGGCCGTCGCCGATGCAGGGGTTACTGACATTGTGCTTGTGGTCGGACACAAGCGTAATCGGATCCAGACCCACTTTGGCGATGGCGATGACTGGGATGTCGATATCTCCTATGTGTTCCAAGAAGACCAGCTCGGTACAGGGCATGCCCTTCAGCAAGCCCGTACAGAACTGAACGGTGACTTCCTTGTACTTAACGGAGATCGCATTATCTCTCCCGAGATTGTAACTGAGGTTATGAACGCAGGCGGCGATGCCGCCGTTGCTGCAACCCGTGTTGAAACACCACGCGAATACGGTGTGCTCAAGCGAACCGGCACACAACTTGCAACGATTGAGGAGAAACCTGTCGGTCGTCCGGCCTCAGAAATCATTAATGCCGGCATCTATCGACTACCACGTGATATCTTCAATGCCATTCAGCAAACTGGGCCCGGACCAGACAGTGAAATCCAGCTTTCACGGGCGCTTAGCACATTTGCTGATGACAACGAGGTCGAGATTGTCCGATACGATGGCATGTGGGCAGACGTTTCACAGGTCTGGGATCTTCCCCGTGTCAACGGACAGGTGCTAGATCAACACGGTGGATCAACTGCGGGCATAATTCATGAGACGGCAGTGGTTGCCGATCAAGTACATATCCATCCGGATGCGTATATCGGCCCGAACGCGGTCATCCGATCCGATACCACGATTGGCCCAAACGTCTCGATTGGTGCAAATGCCGTCGTTGGCAACAGCGTCATCATGCAGGATACAACAATCGAGGATGGTGCTGTCCTCCGGGACTGTGTCATTGCTGCAAACGTCACCGTCGGTCCAAACACAACCGCTCCTGGCGGCGAGACGGCAATGCCCATCGATGGTGTTGTCCATGATGCTGTGACCTGTGGCGGCGTTGTTGGTGACAATGCCTCGATTGGTGGGAATGTCCTGCTTGAACCCGGGACATTGCTTGGTGATGATACATCAGTCGATCATGGCGTATCGCTTGCTGGACAGATTGGATCAGAAACACGCGTTACACGGGGCTAA